A stretch of Faecalibacterium duncaniae DNA encodes these proteins:
- the infA gene encoding translation initiation factor IF-1 has translation MSKEDVIEIEGIVREAMPNAIFKVEMLSEDKNTGKLTPSGHILLAHISGKLRTNFIRILPGDKVTVEMSPYDLSKGRITWRSK, from the coding sequence TTGTCTAAAGAAGACGTTATCGAGATCGAAGGCATCGTGCGTGAAGCCATGCCCAACGCCATCTTTAAGGTGGAAATGTTGAGCGAGGATAAGAACACCGGGAAGCTCACTCCCAGCGGGCACATCCTCTTAGCGCACATCTCCGGCAAGCTGCGGACCAATTTCATCCGTATCCTGCCCGGGGACAAGGTTACCGTAGAAATGTCGCCCTATGACTTGTCAAAGGGCCGCATCACCTGGCGCTCCAAATAA
- a CDS encoding response regulator transcription factor produces MVKVLVVEDEASIREMIALNLRLAGMEAVEADSAEAALPLLEQKPGCDAAILDVMLPGMNGFSLCETIRRTDQKIGIIILSAKGQEQDKIRGLSIGADDYMTKPFSVSELLARVEALCRRVGRSGGGSAADENAPTTLVSGEFVLDENRRVLLKAGRQIELTQVEFQIMELFFHNPGIALVREKILKGVWGENYFGDVKIVDVNIRRLRMKVEDEPSHPTHIMTVWGYGYRWEE; encoded by the coding sequence ATGGTCAAGGTACTTGTGGTAGAGGATGAAGCCAGCATCCGCGAGATGATCGCGCTGAACCTGCGGCTGGCGGGGATGGAGGCGGTGGAGGCCGACAGCGCCGAAGCCGCCCTGCCTCTGCTGGAGCAGAAACCCGGCTGTGATGCTGCCATTCTGGATGTGATGCTGCCCGGCATGAATGGGTTCTCGCTCTGCGAGACCATCCGCCGCACCGACCAGAAGATCGGCATTATCATCCTGAGTGCCAAGGGGCAGGAGCAGGACAAGATCCGCGGCCTGTCCATCGGCGCGGATGACTATATGACCAAGCCCTTCAGTGTCAGTGAGCTACTGGCCCGTGTGGAGGCCCTCTGCCGCCGGGTGGGCCGCTCGGGCGGCGGCTCCGCTGCAGACGAAAATGCCCCCACCACGCTGGTCAGCGGGGAATTTGTGCTGGATGAGAACCGCCGTGTTCTCCTCAAGGCCGGGCGGCAGATCGAGCTGACCCAGGTGGAGTTCCAGATCATGGAGCTGTTCTTCCACAACCCCGGCATCGCGCTGGTGCGGGAAAAGATCCTGAAGGGCGTGTGGGGCGAGAACTACTTCGGCGATGTGAAGATCGTGGATGTGAACATCCGCCGCCTGCGGATGAAGGTAGAGGATGAGCCCAGCCACCCCACCCACATTATGACAGTGTGGGGCTACGGCTACCGGTGGGAGGAGTAA
- the rpsM gene encoding 30S ribosomal protein S13: MARIAGVDLPREKRVQVGLTYVYGIGQTTANKILEATGINPDTRVKDLTLEEEAKIRDYIDQANIIVEGDLRRNVALDIKRLVEIQSFRGTRHRKNLPCRGQRTKTNARTCKGPKRTVANKKK; this comes from the coding sequence ATGGCACGTATTGCCGGCGTTGACCTGCCCCGCGAGAAGCGCGTTCAGGTGGGTCTCACCTACGTTTACGGTATCGGTCAGACCACTGCTAACAAGATCCTGGAAGCAACTGGCATCAACCCCGATACCCGCGTCAAGGACCTGACTCTGGAAGAAGAGGCTAAGATCCGTGACTACATCGATCAGGCTAACATCATCGTTGAGGGCGACCTGCGCCGCAACGTTGCTCTGGACATCAAGCGCCTGGTTGAGATCCAGTCCTTCCGTGGCACCCGCCATCGCAAGAATCTGCCCTGCCGCGGCCAGCGCACCAAGACCAATGCACGTACCTGCAAGGGTCCCAAGCGCACTGTCGCTAACAAGAAGAAGTAA
- the rpmJ gene encoding 50S ribosomal protein L36, producing MKVKPSVKPICEKCKVIRRKGRVMVICQNPKHKQRQG from the coding sequence ATGAAGGTCAAGCCTTCCGTGAAACCCATCTGCGAAAAGTGCAAGGTCATCCGCCGCAAAGGCCGCGTGATGGTCATCTGCCAGAACCCCAAGCATAAGCAGCGCCAGGGCTAA
- the prmC gene encoding peptide chain release factor N(5)-glutamine methyltransferase, with the protein MVTAGMLPRAAVREVEARLRAAGCPDADFDAAELFRLAAGGDARLADAPLGAEQAERLEALTARRAAREPLQYLCGSWPFLDFELAVGPGVLCPRADTEVVAEAAAGMLAGVEAPRVLDLCAGTGCLGLGVKRFCPAAQVTSLEKSPAAYRYLEQNAHLSPVLTITPVQGDLFTYWQTLPEGQLDLIVSNPPYLTAAEMGALQPEVAQEPAMALEAGEDGLVFYRAIAEHYQKVLRPGGALALEIGWQQREAVTALLAANGWTDIVCRKDFGGNDRCVMARKQ; encoded by the coding sequence ATGGTAACCGCAGGGATGCTGCCCCGGGCAGCAGTCCGGGAGGTGGAGGCACGCCTGCGCGCCGCAGGCTGCCCCGACGCGGATTTTGACGCGGCCGAGCTCTTCCGGCTGGCAGCGGGCGGGGATGCCCGCCTTGCCGATGCTCCGCTGGGCGCAGAGCAGGCCGAGCGGCTGGAAGCCCTGACGGCCCGCCGCGCGGCCCGGGAGCCTTTGCAGTACCTTTGCGGCAGCTGGCCCTTCCTCGACTTTGAGCTGGCTGTCGGCCCCGGCGTGCTCTGCCCCCGGGCCGATACTGAGGTGGTGGCCGAAGCCGCCGCCGGAATGCTGGCTGGGGTGGAGGCACCCCGGGTGCTCGACCTCTGCGCCGGCACGGGCTGTTTGGGGCTGGGCGTGAAGCGCTTCTGCCCGGCGGCACAGGTCACCAGTCTGGAGAAGAGCCCTGCGGCATACCGCTATCTGGAGCAGAACGCCCATCTCTCCCCGGTACTGACCATCACCCCGGTGCAGGGGGATCTGTTCACCTACTGGCAGACCCTGCCGGAGGGGCAGCTCGACCTCATTGTGTCGAACCCGCCTTACCTGACCGCCGCCGAGATGGGCGCGCTGCAGCCCGAGGTGGCGCAGGAGCCTGCCATGGCGCTGGAAGCGGGGGAGGATGGGCTGGTATTTTACCGCGCCATTGCGGAACACTACCAGAAAGTTCTGCGCCCCGGCGGTGCCCTTGCCCTGGAGATCGGCTGGCAGCAGCGGGAAGCTGTAACGGCCCTGCTTGCCGCCAACGGGTGGACGGATATCGTGTGCAGAAAAGACTTTGGCGGCAATGACCGCTGTGTGATGGCGAGAAAACAATAA
- a CDS encoding sensor histidine kinase, with amino-acid sequence MRSGITHRWLRGSLFLTVLLVLLVESMFVYNFSRSYYNSVQQTMMRRFSSINGQLKMYTGDTAQKTAANRSVALRRMVEQFADKDKYEFMLLDGYGGVIASSSGTGADGIVVQDDFNKAQDAPDGVGVAIYRTASGETVMAVCSLVPYAAEDVAAMRLVTSLTLVQAQLKSVFIVSLIVVAAILGFTVASGLYFVRGIVVPLGQVERIAASIARGELDVRLPVTGDERDEVDRLRGTINQMAEGLEETEKMKNEFISSVSHELRTPLTSIRGWVETLRTLDDPTDENYRKGLEIINNETARLYNMVEELLDFSRLQNGRLKMECRPLDLVAELTDAVLFCEARIQREGLLLAYAEPEEMIPVYADPDRLRQVFINILDNAIKYSAPGGRITVKIWQGEYKAFIEIIDQGRGIPPEDLENVKTKFYKGSNSVRGSGIGLALVDSIMTALDGTMDLKSTLGRGTVVTLGLPIYKR; translated from the coding sequence ATGCGCAGTGGGATTACCCACCGCTGGCTGCGGGGAAGCCTGTTCCTGACGGTGCTGCTGGTGCTGTTGGTGGAAAGCATGTTCGTGTACAACTTCAGCCGCAGCTACTACAACAGCGTCCAGCAGACCATGATGCGGCGTTTTTCCTCCATCAACGGTCAGCTGAAAATGTACACCGGCGACACGGCCCAGAAGACCGCGGCCAACCGCAGTGTGGCCCTGCGCCGGATGGTGGAGCAGTTTGCGGATAAAGACAAATATGAGTTCATGCTGCTGGACGGTTACGGCGGCGTGATCGCCTCGTCCAGCGGCACAGGTGCGGACGGCATCGTGGTGCAGGACGATTTTAACAAGGCGCAGGATGCCCCGGACGGCGTGGGTGTGGCCATCTACCGCACCGCCAGCGGGGAAACGGTCATGGCCGTGTGCAGTCTGGTGCCCTATGCGGCCGAGGACGTGGCTGCCATGCGCCTTGTCACCAGCCTGACGCTGGTGCAGGCGCAGCTGAAGAGCGTTTTCATCGTCAGCCTGATCGTGGTGGCGGCCATTCTGGGCTTTACAGTGGCCTCCGGCCTGTACTTTGTGCGGGGCATCGTGGTGCCGCTGGGGCAGGTGGAGCGGATCGCCGCCAGCATCGCCCGGGGAGAACTGGATGTCCGCCTGCCTGTGACCGGTGACGAGCGGGACGAGGTGGACCGCCTGCGCGGCACCATCAATCAGATGGCCGAGGGACTGGAAGAGACGGAGAAGATGAAGAACGAATTCATCAGCTCGGTCTCCCATGAGCTGCGCACGCCGCTCACCTCCATCCGGGGATGGGTGGAGACCCTGCGCACCCTGGATGACCCCACCGATGAGAACTACCGCAAGGGGCTGGAGATCATCAACAACGAGACCGCCCGCCTGTACAACATGGTGGAGGAGCTGCTGGATTTCAGCCGCCTGCAGAATGGTCGCCTGAAAATGGAGTGCCGCCCCCTGGACCTTGTGGCCGAGCTGACGGACGCTGTCCTTTTCTGTGAAGCGCGCATCCAGCGGGAGGGGCTTCTGCTGGCCTATGCGGAGCCGGAGGAGATGATTCCGGTCTACGCCGACCCCGACCGCCTGCGGCAGGTGTTCATCAACATTCTGGACAATGCCATCAAGTATTCGGCCCCCGGCGGACGCATCACGGTCAAGATCTGGCAGGGTGAGTACAAAGCTTTCATCGAGATCATCGATCAGGGCCGCGGCATCCCGCCGGAGGATCTGGAAAACGTCAAGACCAAGTTTTACAAGGGCAGCAACTCGGTGCGGGGCAGCGGCATCGGCCTTGCGCTGGTGGATTCCATTATGACCGCACTGGACGGCACCATGGACCTCAAGAGTACGCTGGGCCGGGGCACAGTGGTCACCCTGGGCCTGCCGATCTATAAACGATAA
- a CDS encoding DNA-directed RNA polymerase subunit alpha, translating to MMEIERPKIETASLSPDGRYGRFVAEPLERGFGITLGNSLRRVLLSSLPGVAVTSVKIDGVVHEFSTIEGVKEDVTEIVLNLKGIAAKLYTDGPKTVRVEAVGPCEVTADNIKQGDDIEILNPEWHIATLGEGGKLVMELTFDKGRGYVPAERNKQAIVEKNDINTLPVDSIYTPVLKVNYNVESTRVGQAIDYDKLTIEVWTDGTINAQEAVSLAARVLTEHLNLFVNLSDEAAGTEIMVEKTNDDKEKALEMTIEELDLSVRSFNCLKRAGINTVEDLVSKSEDEMMKVRNLGRKSLEEVMAKLDSLGFKLNTDDE from the coding sequence ATGATGGAGATTGAACGTCCCAAAATCGAAACGGCAAGCCTGTCCCCGGACGGCCGCTACGGCAGATTCGTGGCGGAGCCTCTGGAGCGTGGCTTTGGCATCACACTGGGCAACAGCCTGCGTCGTGTGCTTCTTTCCTCTCTGCCCGGTGTCGCCGTGACCAGCGTCAAGATCGACGGCGTGGTTCACGAGTTCTCCACCATTGAGGGCGTCAAGGAAGACGTTACCGAAATTGTCCTGAACCTGAAGGGTATTGCTGCAAAGCTGTACACCGACGGGCCGAAGACAGTGCGTGTTGAGGCAGTCGGCCCTTGTGAGGTTACTGCGGACAACATCAAGCAGGGCGACGATATTGAGATCCTGAACCCTGAATGGCACATTGCAACCCTGGGCGAGGGCGGCAAGCTCGTCATGGAGCTCACCTTCGATAAGGGCCGCGGTTATGTGCCTGCAGAGCGCAACAAGCAGGCCATCGTCGAGAAGAACGATATCAACACTCTTCCCGTCGATAGCATTTACACCCCCGTGCTCAAGGTGAATTATAACGTTGAGAGCACCCGCGTTGGACAGGCCATCGATTACGACAAGCTGACCATCGAGGTTTGGACGGATGGCACGATCAATGCACAGGAAGCCGTTTCTCTGGCTGCCCGTGTGCTGACCGAGCACCTGAACCTCTTCGTCAACCTGTCCGATGAGGCTGCCGGTACGGAGATCATGGTGGAGAAGACCAACGACGATAAGGAAAAGGCTCTGGAGATGACCATCGAAGAGCTGGATCTGAGCGTCCGTTCCTTCAACTGCCTGAAGCGCGCCGGTATCAACACGGTGGAGGATCTGGTCAGCAAGAGCGAGGACGAGATGATGAAAGTCCGTAACCTCGGCCGCAAGAGCCTGGAAGAAGTCATGGCAAAGCTGGACTCCCTGGGCTTCAAGCTGAACACAGACGATGAGTAA
- the recA gene encoding recombinase RecA, which produces MAKNQNNNVAPATQKTDPGAKKDALATALAQIEKQFGKGAVMKLGDNAAMQVDAISTGSIGLDLALGVGGVPRGRIIEVYGPESSGKTTLALHVLAEAQKKGGDVAFIDVEHALDPVYAEALGVDINNLLVSQPDTGEQAMEICEALVRSGAIDAIVVDSVAAMVPRAEIEGEMGDSHVGLQARLMSQAMRKLTSVIGKTNTVCIFINQLREKVGVVYGNPEVTTGGRALKYYSSVRIDIRRVEGLKDSSGQFIGNHTRAKIVKNKVAPPFREAEFDIMFGEGISKMSELIDLGVKLGIVQKSGAWFNYGDIRLGQGRDNAKQFLRDNPEIANDIEGQVRANADKLYATRRPGGKAAAAPAEGEPAAPATAKEPVVKAPARSSESELDIMVEE; this is translated from the coding sequence ATGGCAAAAAATCAGAACAACAACGTTGCCCCGGCGACCCAGAAGACCGATCCCGGTGCCAAGAAGGATGCGCTGGCCACGGCACTGGCCCAGATCGAGAAGCAGTTCGGCAAGGGCGCTGTGATGAAGCTGGGCGACAACGCCGCCATGCAGGTGGATGCCATCTCGACCGGCAGCATCGGCCTGGATCTGGCACTGGGCGTGGGCGGTGTGCCCCGGGGCCGCATCATTGAGGTGTACGGCCCTGAATCCAGTGGTAAGACCACGCTGGCCCTGCATGTTCTGGCCGAAGCCCAGAAGAAGGGCGGCGATGTTGCCTTCATCGACGTGGAGCACGCGCTGGACCCTGTGTATGCCGAGGCGCTGGGTGTGGACATCAACAACCTGCTGGTCAGCCAGCCCGATACCGGTGAGCAGGCCATGGAGATCTGCGAGGCGCTGGTGCGCTCCGGTGCCATTGATGCCATCGTTGTGGACTCTGTTGCCGCCATGGTGCCCCGCGCCGAGATCGAGGGTGAGATGGGCGACAGCCATGTGGGCCTGCAGGCCCGCCTGATGAGCCAGGCCATGCGCAAGCTGACCAGCGTCATCGGCAAGACCAACACCGTCTGCATCTTCATCAACCAGCTGCGTGAAAAGGTCGGCGTGGTCTACGGCAACCCCGAGGTCACCACCGGCGGCCGCGCCCTGAAGTATTATTCCTCTGTCCGCATCGATATCCGCCGCGTGGAGGGACTGAAGGATTCTTCCGGCCAGTTCATCGGCAACCATACCCGCGCCAAGATCGTCAAGAACAAGGTGGCTCCTCCGTTCCGTGAGGCGGAGTTCGACATCATGTTCGGCGAGGGCATCTCCAAGATGAGTGAGCTCATCGATCTGGGTGTCAAGCTGGGCATCGTTCAGAAGAGCGGTGCATGGTTCAACTACGGCGATATCCGCCTGGGTCAGGGCCGCGACAATGCCAAGCAGTTCCTGCGCGATAACCCCGAGATCGCCAACGATATCGAGGGTCAGGTGCGCGCCAATGCCGACAAGCTCTATGCCACCCGCCGCCCGGGGGGCAAGGCTGCTGCCGCCCCTGCAGAGGGGGAACCGGCAGCTCCTGCCACAGCAAAGGAGCCGGTGGTCAAGGCTCCCGCCCGCAGCAGCGAGAGTGAGCTGGATATCATGGTGGAAGAGTAA
- the rpsD gene encoding 30S ribosomal protein S4 yields MAKNTQPIAKRCKALGISPAVMGYAKKNTTRNSNGNVRKKQSEYASQLKEKQKVKFIYGVLEKQFHNAYLRAEARPGKTGENLLQIMECRLDNVVFRLGFAQTRRDARQLVSHAHFTVNGKKVNIPSYQVKAGDVIEVRESSRSSAKFAKLVGPEAPVVALPSWLNREAGTLKGVVTKLPERSDIDYEVAEHLIVELYSK; encoded by the coding sequence ATGGCAAAGAATACGCAGCCTATCGCAAAGCGTTGCAAGGCCCTGGGCATTTCTCCTGCGGTCATGGGCTATGCAAAGAAGAATACCACCCGCAACTCCAACGGCAATGTCCGCAAGAAGCAGTCTGAGTACGCATCTCAGCTGAAGGAGAAGCAGAAGGTCAAGTTTATCTACGGCGTTCTGGAGAAGCAGTTCCACAATGCTTACCTGCGTGCTGAGGCTCGCCCCGGCAAGACCGGTGAGAACCTGCTCCAGATCATGGAGTGCCGTCTGGACAACGTCGTGTTCCGCCTGGGCTTTGCTCAGACCCGCCGCGACGCTCGTCAGCTGGTGAGCCACGCTCACTTCACCGTCAATGGCAAGAAGGTCAACATTCCTTCCTACCAGGTCAAGGCCGGTGACGTGATCGAAGTTCGTGAGTCCAGCCGCTCTTCTGCTAAGTTCGCAAAGCTCGTTGGCCCCGAGGCTCCCGTTGTGGCTCTGCCTTCCTGGCTGAACCGTGAGGCCGGCACCCTGAAGGGTGTTGTGACCAAGCTCCCCGAGCGCAGCGACATCGACTACGAAGTTGCAGAGCACCTCATCGTCGAGCTGTACTCCAAGTAA
- a CDS encoding adenylate kinase, with the protein MNLILLGAPGAGKGTQAEIICAKLNIPSISTGNILRAAVKEGTEMGLKAKSFMDAGALVPDEVIIGILKERLAQDDCANGFILDGVPRTIAQAEAIETMGIRIDKVLELSVADDVIVERMSGRRVCEKCGASYHIINKKSKVEGVCDLCGGKTVIRKDDQPATVLDRLKAYHEQTEPLVAFYRERGKLAVIPFCPSIEETTAEVMKALEA; encoded by the coding sequence ATGAATCTGATTCTGTTAGGCGCACCCGGCGCGGGCAAAGGCACCCAGGCCGAGATCATCTGCGCAAAGCTGAACATCCCCTCCATCAGCACCGGCAACATCCTGCGCGCTGCTGTCAAGGAAGGCACCGAGATGGGCCTGAAGGCAAAGAGCTTCATGGACGCTGGCGCTCTGGTGCCCGATGAGGTCATCATCGGCATCCTGAAGGAACGCCTGGCACAGGACGACTGCGCCAACGGCTTCATCCTGGACGGCGTGCCCCGCACCATCGCTCAGGCCGAGGCCATCGAGACCATGGGCATCCGCATTGACAAGGTGCTGGAGCTGTCTGTGGCGGACGATGTCATCGTGGAGCGGATGAGCGGCCGCCGCGTCTGCGAGAAGTGCGGCGCAAGCTACCACATCATCAACAAGAAGAGCAAGGTCGAGGGCGTGTGCGACCTGTGCGGCGGCAAGACTGTCATCCGCAAGGACGACCAGCCTGCTACCGTTCTGGATCGCCTGAAGGCTTACCACGAGCAGACCGAGCCGCTGGTGGCGTTCTACCGTGAGCGCGGCAAGCTGGCCGTGATCCCCTTCTGCCCCTCCATCGAGGAGACGACCGCTGAAGTGATGAAGGCACTGGAGGCATAA
- the rplQ gene encoding 50S ribosomal protein L17, whose translation MPGTRKLGRTSDSRNAMMRAMVTYLLENGKIETTVTRAKDVRSMAEKMITLGKASDLHTKRQVYAYITKEDVAKKLFDEISPKYADRNGGYTRIIKIGARRGDAAEMAVLELV comes from the coding sequence ATGCCCGGTACCAGAAAGCTCGGTAGAACCAGCGACAGCCGCAACGCTATGATGCGCGCTATGGTCACCTACCTGTTAGAGAATGGCAAGATTGAGACCACTGTCACTCGCGCTAAGGACGTTCGTTCCATGGCCGAGAAGATGATCACCCTGGGTAAGGCCAGCGACCTGCACACCAAGCGTCAGGTCTACGCCTACATCACCAAGGAAGATGTTGCAAAGAAGCTGTTTGATGAGATCAGCCCCAAGTACGCTGACCGCAACGGCGGCTACACCCGCATCATCAAGATCGGCGCTCGCCGCGGCGACGCTGCTGAGATGGCAGTTCTGGAGCTCGTCTGA
- a CDS encoding DUF1385 domain-containing protein, whose protein sequence is MNQPNKERFKTSVGGQALMEGIMMRGPKNICCAVRKPDGTIETKVEPTPAHGVWTKIPLVRGAISMIESLIMGYKYMMYSAQVSMGDDYDPAEEETAFEKWVGDHLGKKAEDIMLAAAAVIGGLFAILLFTVLPTVLVGGLNHLVPLGRWAKVVLEAVLKVAIFLTYMAAISRMKEIHRVFEYHGAEHKTIACYEAGDPLTVENVRKYTRFHPRCGTSFLILVVIVSVFLYSVLPWSSTSLRVVFKLLLLPLVMGISYELLKWCGRSDNIATRIIRQPGIWVQHLTVFEPDDSMIEVAIAAVTPVLPEDPEDGRW, encoded by the coding sequence ATGAATCAACCGAACAAGGAACGCTTCAAGACGAGTGTGGGCGGGCAGGCCCTGATGGAGGGCATTATGATGCGGGGCCCGAAAAACATCTGCTGTGCCGTCCGCAAGCCCGATGGCACCATTGAGACCAAGGTCGAACCAACCCCTGCTCACGGCGTGTGGACGAAGATCCCGCTGGTGCGGGGAGCCATCTCGATGATCGAGAGCCTGATCATGGGATACAAGTACATGATGTACTCGGCACAGGTGAGCATGGGGGACGACTACGACCCCGCCGAAGAGGAGACCGCCTTTGAAAAATGGGTGGGTGACCATCTGGGCAAAAAGGCCGAAGATATCATGTTGGCGGCAGCTGCCGTGATCGGCGGGCTGTTTGCCATCCTGCTCTTCACTGTTCTGCCCACGGTGCTGGTGGGTGGCCTGAACCATCTGGTGCCGCTGGGCCGCTGGGCCAAGGTGGTGCTGGAGGCGGTGCTCAAGGTCGCCATCTTCCTGACCTACATGGCCGCCATCTCCCGGATGAAGGAGATCCACCGGGTGTTCGAGTACCACGGAGCAGAGCACAAGACCATTGCCTGCTACGAGGCTGGAGACCCCCTCACGGTGGAGAATGTCCGCAAATATACCCGCTTCCACCCCCGGTGCGGCACCAGCTTTTTGATTTTGGTGGTCATCGTCAGCGTGTTCCTGTACAGCGTGCTGCCCTGGTCCAGCACCAGCCTGCGGGTGGTGTTCAAACTGCTGCTCCTGCCGCTGGTCATGGGCATCAGCTACGAGCTGCTCAAGTGGTGCGGCCGGTCGGACAATATTGCCACCCGCATCATCCGGCAGCCCGGCATCTGGGTGCAGCATCTGACCGTGTTTGAGCCGGACGACAGCATGATCGAGGTGGCCATTGCCGCCGTCACGCCGGTCCTGCCCGAGGACCCGGAGGACGGCAGATGGTAA
- the map gene encoding type I methionyl aminopeptidase has translation MIQIKNAKELDGMRRANALSAAALKYGGQHIEAGMTTWELDKLIYDFIVKHGGTPNFKGLYGFPGTACISLNDTIIHGIPSHDIVIRPGDIVSIDTGAKVDGFNGDNACTYAVGKIDLEAQRLLDVTKAALYKGIEQAKAGNRIGDIGYAVQSYCEDAGFSVVREFVGHGTGRELHEDPEVPNYGHQGRGPRLVPGMTIAIEPMICQYDCKITQAKDGWTVKTKDGGLAAHFEHSNAILKDHTEIMTRFWDDPDFDPETFCLK, from the coding sequence GTGATCCAAATCAAGAATGCGAAAGAACTGGACGGAATGCGCAGGGCCAATGCCCTGAGCGCAGCTGCCCTGAAGTACGGCGGCCAGCACATTGAGGCTGGCATGACCACCTGGGAACTGGATAAGCTGATCTACGATTTCATCGTAAAGCACGGCGGTACCCCCAACTTCAAGGGACTGTACGGTTTCCCGGGAACGGCCTGCATCAGCCTGAATGATACCATCATCCATGGCATCCCGTCGCATGATATCGTCATCCGCCCGGGCGACATCGTCAGCATCGACACCGGTGCAAAGGTCGATGGCTTCAACGGCGACAACGCCTGCACCTATGCGGTGGGCAAGATCGACCTGGAAGCACAGCGCCTGCTGGATGTGACCAAGGCAGCTCTGTACAAGGGCATCGAGCAGGCAAAGGCCGGCAACCGCATCGGTGATATCGGCTATGCGGTGCAGAGCTACTGCGAGGACGCAGGTTTCTCCGTGGTCCGGGAGTTTGTGGGCCACGGCACCGGCCGTGAACTGCACGAGGACCCCGAGGTGCCCAACTACGGCCATCAGGGCCGCGGCCCCCGCCTTGTGCCCGGCATGACCATTGCCATTGAGCCTATGATCTGTCAGTACGACTGCAAGATCACCCAGGCCAAGGACGGCTGGACGGTCAAGACCAAGGACGGCGGTCTGGCAGCGCACTTCGAGCACTCGAACGCGATCCTGAAGGATCACACCGAGATCATGACCCGCTTCTGGGATGATCCCGATTTTGATCCCGAGACCTTTTGCCTGAAGTAA
- the rpsK gene encoding 30S ribosomal protein S11 has translation MASANNAKKGANVRMKRKERKNIAAGQAHIQSTFNNTVVTITDLQGNAVSWCSSGSLNFRGSRKSTPFAAQSAAETAAKVAIEHGMKTVEVYVKGPGAGRESAIRALQATGLEVTLIKDVTPIPHNGCRPPKRRRV, from the coding sequence ATGGCAAGTGCAAATAACGCCAAGAAGGGCGCAAATGTCCGCATGAAGCGGAAAGAGCGCAAGAACATTGCTGCTGGTCAGGCTCATATCCAGTCTACCTTCAACAATACTGTCGTTACCATCACCGACCTGCAGGGTAATGCAGTGTCCTGGTGCTCCTCTGGCTCCCTGAACTTCCGTGGCAGCCGTAAGAGCACCCCGTTCGCAGCCCAGTCTGCTGCCGAGACCGCAGCCAAGGTTGCAATCGAGCATGGCATGAAGACTGTTGAAGTCTACGTCAAGGGCCCCGGCGCTGGCCGTGAGTCCGCTATCCGTGCGCTGCAGGCTACCGGCCTGGAAGTCACCCTGATCAAGGACGTGACTCCCATCCCCCACAACGGCTGCCGTCCCCCGAAGCGCCGTCGTGTCTGA